The Mastacembelus armatus chromosome 13, fMasArm1.2, whole genome shotgun sequence DNA segment TGTTTTTGATTGAGGTCAAGTGGTCAGTTCCATCTGTGAAAGTCTGCAGAGAATAAGCAGTCCATGCCCTGTACCGCAGCATAGATTATATCTGTAAAACTGTAGGAATGCACTAAAAAGTCTCTGTATGCAGTGAAATAGGATTTGTCTGCATTTACCATTTATAGAAGACTATATCCAAGTATCCATGTCTCATGCAGCAGTGCTGCATATTGTCAAAGGAAACAGTATTGGCTGTAGAGTTAGAATAGTCTGTGTCAGTGCAGTGTAATGAATATATACAGAGCATTCTGTGTTGCATAAGTTCCTTCAGATTGTTctacaaaaatgataaaaaagatACGGTCGTTTTTTAAACAAGCACCTTGGTCAACTGTAATAGTTAAAAAATAACTAGCCTTTATTGTTTCAATTCATGTATCTTTGTCTACATATAGCCATCTACTACAACctgaaaattagatttttgtttgttactgATATTTAACCAATTATATAACTGATTCCCTGACAGGTCTAAACCACAATAGAACAAGATTTGTCGAGAGAGGAATGACCAGTTGCTTTTCGTTTTAGTTACTGACCAAAGCAgataaaacactgaacagtgtAGATGGCAAGCTGGCAAAGATAACACCAGGGCCCTGTATCACAAAGTGAGATTAATGGGTTAGCCAATGACctgttgtgttaaaaaaaaaaaaaaaaaaaaaatcacccagTGGTGGCTGGTTGCAGTAAAGGCCACAAACCCTGCACCATAAACCCTGTTAGCAGATGGGGCATGaactaaactaaaaatacaaaccCAATGTATTTTTCCCAAAGGTGACTGTCATtgttttatgtagattttatcACATTGGTTTGTGTAAAAGTGGTAATTTGtctgataaatgtgtttttagtcaTCTATTTGCTTTGCTTGGTGGCCTGTTACTGCAGCTCCACCACTGGTCTCTATTGTCTAGGATCTGGAGGAAAAATGCATCACAACAGCAAGATGTCAGCCCATGTATTGCAGTATTTTGGTTTAGGTTTTGCATAGTAGCAGGAAATGGTGACATGCCCTCCATCTTTAAATGCAGTCTATGGTCCTGATGGACTTGTTCCTCAAATGTTCCATCACAGAACATATGAATTCTTTGCTTTACTTTTACAGGACCCCGATGCAGTACAGTTCTCCAGTGTATACTCCGCCGCCCCAAATGCAGAGGTCCTTTTCATCTCCGGATAATCTGCAGAAGAATGTCATGGTCGCTCTATTATTCTTTCATAATAACATAACATTTATCATCCTTATTTATACATGTTCTTGCATTGTATTGACCTGTTATttagttaaaaatgtttttgttcctcagtaaaaaaaatgaagaaattggCATCATTTGACAGGAATAGCAGCATATGGTTTgccctcagtgaactgtataaAAATAGTATTTGTATCATGTTTCATTCATCTGTAGATGAACAACATGATGtggcagctccacctgcagcagctTGAAGAGCTGAATGGTGCTTTCTCCAAGCCTTCGCCAAGGCAGACACCTGTAGCTGGAAATTCAGGCGGGAGTGGCTCAAGgcaacacaacagcagcccctaTCGGCACCATTCATCCCAGATGAACCGGGGCAACAGAAACCAGCGCTACGCAGATGAAGCGGGTTCCGGCCGTCATCAGCAGCACAGCCGAGACAGCTATCACCACATGAACGACAGGAGCGGCAGCCGCCACCACAACAGAGGCGGAGACAGACATGATGACAGGGATAGCAACCGCGGCTACCAAGACAATAGATGGCGACGGTACTGATCGAGGCTAAGGATGTCTGTAAAGACTTTATTTCTTCACAAATTTCTGAGCAGCTTACTAAAGAAGATCATGAATTATGTTGACAAATTCACATGTATACTCAGGTCGTTTGTACATGATTTTGAAGATTGAGTAACGTAGgatgatttttatttacttttaaagcatttttaaatttgtacacTACTTTCATGTGAGATTTTCCTTACAGATGTTGCAAATATTTCCAGAAAATTATTGCACTGCGAGCAGAGCAAGGACAACAAATCGAATATGACTGGTAACCATTTttggaagacaaaaaaaaaaaaaaatgtatttaaaaaaaaaaaaaagatttaggtTATTggccagtttttattttatacttagGCTGCAAATGGTGCTCTCagaattttaaattcttattttgcaaagaaaaaaaacaaaatgttcagctGAAGATTCCACCAGCATCTTTTACTGTAACAGAGCACCATCCTTTCTAATTAGATCAGTTGAACTTGTACTTTCTAAAGATgggctttattttattttttttattctgactgttttaaaatgaacattttcattcTTATAAAGCTCTTTTCATTTgactctttctttgtctttcatctgaccaaaacacaaatgcatggGGCTTGGCGGTATATCATGAATGCTATTAACAGCTCTTTCAGTCATCTCAATGAGCTATTGTATGTTGATGCTACATGCTGTAATGCATCTGCACCTATAAATGGCCCAGTGTAACCAATATGCTTGTGCAGAGGGTTATGAAGTAATCTACAGGTGGCGCCACACACACTTCCTTTTATTGAATCAATTAAGACGATATATATAACTGAGCCACATGATCAGCTCTTACATTTGACTTTTCTGCACAGGATTAGAATGCCTCCAGGGCTGAACTCTTGACACAGGTGTGACACTGTTCATTTCGTACACGTAATTACGTTTAGGCTTATTTCTTGTTAACCAGAGTTGACCACTGATATTTCTCAGACTCTTTAGACCACGTTGGAAACGACGCATGTTTAGAGACGTGAAAGAAGCAGAGACATTGTCCAATCACAAGCAGCATCTCGATCCTTAGCATCTACTGCGATCATCGCTTCAGCATTAATGCCTCACCCACCGTCTCTGTTGGGGCTTGTTTACAACAAAGTCCTGATCAGATCCCTTAATGTCCCTGTTAGGGTTATAATCTACCCTTCCGAAAGTGCTTATGCCACTAACAGCGGCTCTAGCGCTGTATCGACAACAATACCCTCCTAATAAATCTCCCAGTGTCCAAAAGTGGATGTGCATTTGCACCTTCTCTAACTAAGCTCTGTCTTGCCTAAAATCTGCGTCCTATCAGATTGCAGCCTGATGCTCCCAAATCACTCTAATAGAGAGTATCCTCTGTTCGGTGTCAGTACTAGGAAGGGCCTTATTACGCTTCTGGTCGTGACATAGCTCTTTTAATTGGTTGATCTGCTTGGCGTCTCCAGCCCTGGAGCGGGCGGATTAGAGAGGCCACTCAGTAGCTGCTGCAGCGTGGACTTATATAGAAGCGTGTCTCCTGAAATGATCCACTTccaaacacccacacagaccTCCCAATCTCTTGTAGCAACCCTGAAACGTAAACCACAAGGGACAAGATGCCTGCAGCCGTGACCCCCGGATCTTGGCACCGCTTCAGGTTATTGGGTTCATTGTTTCTACAGCAGCCACGAGATTCAGGCCACGGTCCGTGTTATCGGGCAATCTTAATGTCCAAAACAGGTGAAAATTTATCGCAATCAGTTGGAATTATCCCACATATTATCAGGCTTTCTGAAACGCTTTACTGAAGTTGAACTGTTGCACAGCATGTTCTCCCCTCATTGAAACCAATTAGGAAATGACCctgataaaaacaagaaaatgtgattTAGGCCTTGAAATGTTCCGCTttacaaatttgtttttctaattttctggTTGCGTTTTTGCAGTGATTTCCGACAGACATCACCACAACACCTACTCTCAGCTCCCACTTCGATCAAGCATCAAAACCTCTGCAAAAAAGCCGAGCTTTCCCATGCACAGCTCCCGTGTTTCCGCTTCCATAATCCTCCTCCACACTTTGAACACGGCCGCCTCGGAAGGCACAAGACGCAAGAGGGTTAAACTTATTCCCAGTTCCTGTGATGATGATCGTTTCACACCGACGCCTCACAGTTTGAAAGTATGAAGCTCTCCCTGCACCGGCTTTTCTCACCGAAACCAGTTGTTCATTTTAGTGAAATTACGCGTTTATCGCCTCCTTTTCATAGTAGCTACTTTgtcaaaactgcaaaatatgGATGTAGTCTCacagaagtaaaaaaataaatatttgctcTTCTATTAACTTTTAATAGGCAGattagacaaaacaaaacaataaaaaggcaCAAAGGGTCTTTGAGGAAATGAGCATGTGGAGATTCAGCCTGTCAAGTAAACGTGCTGGTATGTGAGGCATTTCCTCACATTCATGTCAAACTCATCAGCCGGTGACCGACACTGATGCTGCATTTTCCTGGACCCTATTAAATCTGACTGACatacaatattattaaaataaatgttttcattgacTCGGACTCGTGTTGTGCCAAAATCAGGAGCTGGAAAAAGAATTACAGCTTTTATTTCGCGGTATTTCGTTTTCATGGCATGGGCCGTGCGCGCTTTGGttgagtaaaaataaatgcaaactgCGTCTGTTTGTTCAGCAAGAAACTAAAGTTAATAAAGTAAAGTTTTCTGACTTAGTCTTTACCAGGAGTTTTTCCTTTGCTCACTTTATCCTCTTCAATCAGTTGTGATGTTTTTTATGGGCAAAACTGACAATGTCTCAGTATTTTCTGATAAACAAGAATAACAACTAtaggaaaataataaataataaatgtttacaaAAGCTTAAACCTTAAAAATTGTCCTCAACACAAGACACAGAGCTTGTGGTGTTTTAAgaagtaagagagagagaaaaggcttTGTTCGCTCCCATTAGCCTTACTGGTTTATTCTACACAGCTGGTGCTTAAACTCTGAACTTAAAACATCGAATAGACCTGATGGTGCATTTTATTAAACATTGAATAAAATAAGTTGTAACCTAAGAAGAAGTTAGACTCGGTTTGGTTAATAGTTAAATTGACTGGGACAAATAATTCGAATAAAGCGTGTTAAACAAAGAAGTTAGTTAATTTCAAAT contains these protein-coding regions:
- the rbm7 gene encoding RNA-binding protein 7 isoform X1 gives rise to the protein MGIADETDRTLFIRNLDPRVTEELLFELFLQAGPLIKTKIPKDPDGKQKTFGFAVYKHEVSVPYAMQLLNGTPLFGKSIHVQFRSGSSHSGSPGNSQNSSPANTPNPHGQRTPMQYSSPVYTPPPQMQRSFSSPDNLQKNVMMNNMMWQLHLQQLEELNGAFSKPSPRQTPVAGNSGGSGSRQHNSSPYRHHSSQMNRGNRNQRYADEAGSGRHQQHSRDSYHHMNDRSGSRHHNRGGDRHDDRDSNRGYQDNRWRRY
- the rbm7 gene encoding RNA-binding protein 7 isoform X2, producing the protein MGIADETDRTLFIRNLDPRVTEELLFELFLQAGPLIKTKIPKDPDGKQKTFGFAVYKHEVSVPYAMQLLNGTPLFGKSIHVQFRSGSSHSGSPGNSQNSSPANTPNPHGQRTPMQYSSPVYTPPPQMQRSFSSPDNLQKNMNNMMWQLHLQQLEELNGAFSKPSPRQTPVAGNSGGSGSRQHNSSPYRHHSSQMNRGNRNQRYADEAGSGRHQQHSRDSYHHMNDRSGSRHHNRGGDRHDDRDSNRGYQDNRWRRY